One window from the genome of Pandoraea fibrosis encodes:
- a CDS encoding urea transporter, with product MPTPHLSPMPDVPSPRSTSPTAGEQHWLIGELHGTVANFAQIYFIPSAGIGLWLFAVLALADLPAALSGLAASVAASCLAIALRLPREQRRSGLLGYNGALAGIAFGALWQPDATFAAWLAVCVCLTVFTTVLLARYRLPALTGPFVGVMALTWAAQPWLTLLPRSGALACDTGTPGFVFCSVGQVVFVAPLVLGLLTWYLLALWNLRATLWALAAGVAVWSGIAGLATAWPAMAGQAGGIGVNAFLAALGLGLFHRRPAVRFVGAVLASVLCIALGQALSSLGWPYFTLPFNLAVWIVLGATAQRHRPASP from the coding sequence ATGCCAACGCCTCATCTGTCGCCCATGCCGGATGTCCCCTCACCGCGGTCCACGTCGCCGACTGCGGGGGAACAACACTGGCTGATCGGCGAGTTGCACGGCACCGTCGCGAACTTCGCACAGATCTACTTCATTCCGTCGGCGGGTATCGGGTTGTGGTTATTCGCCGTGCTCGCCCTGGCCGACTTGCCCGCAGCCCTGTCCGGACTGGCCGCCAGCGTTGCCGCGTCGTGTCTGGCAATTGCGCTACGGCTGCCACGCGAGCAACGCCGCAGCGGACTACTGGGATACAACGGGGCGTTGGCCGGCATTGCATTTGGCGCCTTGTGGCAGCCCGACGCCACGTTTGCCGCATGGCTCGCGGTATGCGTCTGCCTGACCGTCTTCACGACGGTCCTACTCGCCCGATACCGGCTCCCAGCCCTGACCGGCCCGTTCGTGGGTGTCATGGCGCTCACGTGGGCCGCGCAGCCCTGGCTAACGTTACTGCCGCGCTCGGGAGCGCTCGCGTGCGACACGGGCACACCCGGCTTCGTCTTCTGCTCGGTAGGTCAGGTCGTCTTCGTAGCCCCGTTGGTCCTGGGCCTGCTCACCTGGTATTTGCTCGCGCTCTGGAACCTGCGTGCCACGCTGTGGGCGTTGGCGGCGGGCGTTGCCGTATGGTCGGGCATCGCCGGGCTGGCGACGGCATGGCCCGCGATGGCCGGACAAGCTGGCGGCATCGGCGTGAACGCCTTTCTTGCGGCGCTCGGATTAGGGCTATTTCATCGCCGCCCTGCCGTGCGGTTTGTCGGCGCCGTCCTGGCCAGCGTTCTTTGTATCGCGCTCGGTCAGGCGCTCAGTTCGCTCGGCTGGCCGTACTTCACGCTGCCGTTCAATCTGGCGGTCTGGATCGTGCTAGGTGCAACGGCTCAGCGCCACCGCCCCGCTTCCCCATAA
- a CDS encoding glutamine--tRNA ligase/YqeY domain fusion protein codes for MSTELNAASNFIRNIIDEDNRSGKWGQRVETRFPPEPNGYLHIGHAKAICVNFGMARDYDGVCHLRFDDTNPEKEETEYVDSIIEMVKWLGFSYQTPQKEHLYFASDYFDKLYQGAEILIQRGKAYVDSQSADDMRANRGSLTEPGKDSPFRNRSVEENLDLFRRMRAGEFADGTHVLRAKIDMSSPNINLRDPAIYRIRHAHHHRTGDAWCIYPMYTYAHPLEDAIENITHSLCTLEFEDQRPFYDWVLGELADAGMFTRPTPQQIEFARLQLTYAITSKRKLRQLVDEKHVDGWDDPRMPTLVGLRRRGFSPESLQLFCERIGVAKSASWIDMSILEQALRDDLDPKAPRATAVLDPLKLIIDNYPEGKQEDCQAPVHPHFPERGMRTFPISRELWIEREDFQAEPVKGFFRLFPGNKVRLRYGYVVECTGFDTDADGNVTAVHCNYFEDSRSGTPGADNYKVKGNIHWVSAPHAVAAEVRIYDRLFLDPNPDAGEKNFLDAINPNAKRVTQAYVEPGLMHVAPEERVQFERHGYFVADRHDSVPGKPVFNRSVSLKDSWAVKPAKGGGK; via the coding sequence ATGAGCACAGAGCTGAACGCGGCATCCAATTTCATCCGCAACATCATTGACGAAGACAATCGCTCGGGCAAATGGGGCCAGCGCGTCGAAACGCGCTTCCCGCCGGAGCCTAACGGCTATCTGCACATCGGTCACGCGAAGGCCATTTGCGTGAACTTCGGCATGGCGCGCGACTACGATGGCGTGTGCCATCTGCGTTTCGACGACACGAACCCGGAAAAAGAAGAGACCGAATACGTCGACTCGATCATCGAAATGGTCAAGTGGCTCGGTTTCAGCTACCAGACGCCGCAGAAGGAACATCTCTACTTCGCCAGCGACTACTTCGACAAGCTCTATCAGGGCGCCGAGATCCTGATTCAGCGCGGCAAGGCATACGTCGATAGCCAGAGCGCCGACGACATGCGCGCCAACCGTGGCTCGCTCACCGAGCCGGGCAAGGATTCGCCGTTCCGCAACCGCTCGGTGGAAGAGAACCTCGATCTGTTCCGTCGCATGCGCGCGGGCGAATTCGCCGACGGCACGCACGTGCTGCGCGCCAAGATCGATATGTCCTCGCCGAACATCAATCTGCGCGACCCGGCCATCTACCGTATCCGTCACGCCCACCACCATCGCACGGGCGACGCCTGGTGCATCTATCCGATGTACACCTACGCGCACCCGCTCGAGGACGCCATCGAGAACATCACGCACAGCCTGTGCACGCTGGAGTTCGAAGATCAGCGTCCGTTCTACGACTGGGTGCTCGGTGAATTGGCCGACGCCGGGATGTTCACGCGTCCGACGCCGCAGCAGATCGAATTTGCGCGTCTGCAACTGACCTATGCCATCACGAGCAAGCGCAAGCTTCGCCAGTTGGTGGACGAAAAGCACGTCGACGGTTGGGACGACCCGCGCATGCCCACACTCGTCGGCTTGCGCCGCCGCGGCTTCTCGCCGGAGAGCCTGCAACTGTTCTGCGAGCGCATCGGTGTGGCGAAGTCGGCGTCGTGGATCGACATGAGCATTCTCGAACAGGCCCTGCGCGACGACCTTGATCCGAAGGCACCGCGCGCGACGGCGGTGCTCGATCCGCTCAAGCTCATCATCGACAACTATCCGGAAGGCAAACAGGAAGACTGTCAGGCCCCGGTACATCCGCACTTCCCGGAGCGTGGCATGCGCACGTTCCCGATCTCGCGCGAGTTGTGGATCGAGCGCGAAGACTTCCAGGCAGAGCCGGTCAAGGGTTTCTTCCGCCTGTTCCCGGGTAATAAGGTGCGCCTGCGCTACGGTTACGTGGTGGAGTGCACCGGCTTCGATACCGATGCCGACGGCAACGTCACTGCCGTGCATTGCAACTACTTCGAAGACAGTCGTTCGGGCACGCCGGGGGCAGACAACTACAAGGTCAAGGGCAACATCCACTGGGTGAGTGCACCGCACGCCGTGGCTGCCGAGGTGCGCATCTATGATCGTCTGTTCCTCGATCCGAACCCGGACGCCGGCGAGAAGAACTTCCTCGACGCCATCAATCCGAACGCCAAGCGTGTCACGCAGGCCTACGTCGAACCGGGGCTGATGCACGTGGCACCGGAGGAGCGCGTGCAGTTCGAGCGCCACGGCTACTTCGTTGCCGATCGTCACGACTCCGTACCGGGCAAGCCGGTATTCAACCGGAGCGTGTCGCTCAAGGATAGCTGGGCAGTCAAACCGGCCAAGGGCGGCGGCAAGTAA